Within the Candidatus Methylomirabilota bacterium genome, the region CTGACCGAGGAGAGCTATGGCAACGCCATCGGCATCGGCAACGCCGACTTCACGACGCGTCGGCTCGTGGACAAGATCGACATGAAGCCGACGCTGATCAACGCGATCACCGCGTGCGCGCCCAACGGCGCCAAGATCCCGCCGGCGTACGACACGGACCGGGAGGCGATCGAGACGGCCCTGTCGTGCATCGGGCTCACGCCGCCCGAGAAGGCGCGCGTCATCCGCATCCGGAGCACGCTGATGCTGGGCGAGATCGAGGTGTCCGAGGCCTTCCTGCCCGAGCTGGCCAAGCGGCCCGAGCTCAAGCGGCTTACCGATCCCGCGCCGCTGCCGTTCGACGCAGCGGGACGGTTGATCCCGCTCGCTCACGATTAGCGCCGGCGTCGCGTCCGGGGGGGAGGCGCGGCCGTCGTGAGGGCGCGCGTCATCCTGATCATCGGCGTCACGGTCGGCGTGGCCGCGCTCGCGTACGGCAGCTGGGCCTGGTACCAGTCGGCCCACTACGTCTGGACCGACGACGCCTACGTCGAGGGCACGATCTCGCCCATCAGCGCGAAGGTCGGAGGCCCGGTCGCCGAGATGCGCGTGCGGGACAACCAGGCCGTGAAGCAGGGCGAGCTGCTGGTCCGCGTGGACCCGCGCGATTACGAGGCGAAGGTGGCCCAGACGCGCGCCGCCGTCGCGACGGCCGAGGCGGCCCTGCGCGCCGCGCGCTCCGACGTGCCGCTCACGCGCGAGTCGACGACCGCGCAGATCGCCCAGGCGCGCGCGAGCCTCCAGGCGGCGATCGTCGCCGTGCGCGGGGCCGAGTCGGCGGTCGACCAGGCGCGCGCGGGGCTCGAGGCCAAGCGCGCCGCGGTGGCCGCCATGCGCGCCGACCTCGCGGGCGCAGAGAGCGCCCAGCGCGAGGCCGTCCGGGAGCTCGAGCGGCAGCGCGCACTGTTCAAGGACGGCCTCGTCGCGCGCCGCGACTTCGACCGCGCCGAGGCGGCCTCCGAGACCGGCTCCTCGACCGTCGAGGCGATCCAGCGCCGGCTCGTCGCGACCGAGCGCGACGTGGAGCAGACCGAGGCCGAGCTCGGCTCGCGTCTCCACGCTGTGGACCAGGCCAAGCAGCGCGTGGCCGAGGCGCGGGCCGCCCTCGCCCACGCGGAGAGCCAGACCCACCAGGTCGCGATGAAGGACGCCGAGGTGAGCCGCGCGGAGGCCCGGCTGAAGGAGACGCAGGCCGACCTCGCGTTCGCCGAGCTCCAGCTCCAGTACACCGAGATCCGCGCGCCGCTCGACGGCCTCGTCTCCAAGCGGTCGGTGGAGATGGGGCAGATCGTCCAGATGGGCCAGCCGCTGCTCGCGATCGTCCCGCTCCACGACGTCTGGGTGCTCGCGAACTTCAAGGAGAGCCAGCTCGCGCGCATCCGGGCCGGCCAGCCGGTCGAGGTCCGCGTGGACGGCTTCCCCGGCATGCGGTTCCACGGCATCGTCGACTCGGTCGCCGCCGGCACCGGCGCCCGCTTCTCGCTCCTGCCGCCCGAGAACGCCACCGGCAACTGGGTGAAGGTGGTCCAGCGCGTGCCGGTGAAGATCGTGCTCGATCCGAAGGACTACGGAAACCCGCACACCCTCCGCGCGGGCATGTCGGCGGTCGTCTCGATCCGCGTGAAGTAGCGGCGCGGGCGCTACGCCGTCTTCGGCCCGCCCGGCACCTGGTAGAGGTACTCCTTCAGGTACTCGATCTCCGCACCGTGGTCCTCGATCGCAACCCGCATGAGGTCGCGGATCGAGAGCATGGAGAGGAGGCGCTCGCCGCTGACGACCGGCAGGTGGCGGATGTTCGCCTGGTCCATCTTCTGCATCGCGGACTGGTAGTCCTCGTCGGCGTCGGCGACGACGAGCCGCGAGGTCATGACGTCGGCCACCGGCGTGCGCGCGGGGTCGAGCCCGCGGTCCACGACCTTCTGCACGACGTCGCGCTCGGAGAAGACCCCGCAGAGCCGGTCGCCGTCGAGGACCGCGACGATGCCGACGTTGTTGGCCGCCATGGACCGGGCCGCGTCGGCGACCGTGGCGCTGCGCTTCACCGTGAAGAGGAATCCGTGGCGCATGATGTCCCGTAGCTTCTTCATCGCCGACACCCCCAGCGATCCGGGCCAGTCACTGCTCAGGGAAGAGTGAGGCCCAGTCTACCGCGGGTCGAGCAGCTTCTCCATGATGATGGTGTCGACCCACTCGCCGTCGAGCCGGCCCTGCTCCTTGTAGACGCCGACGGTCCGGAAGCCGAGCTTCGTGTAGAGCGCCATGCCGCCCTCGTTGAAGGGGAACGCGGAGAGGACCAGCTTGTGGAAGCCGTGCTCGCGGCCGAGAGCGATGAGCCGCTCGAGCAGCACCCGCCCGACGCCCTTGCCGCGCCAGGCGCGCTCGACGTAGATCGAGAAGTCGGCAACGAAGCGGTAGGCCTCGCGCGGGCTGAAGACGTTGAGGCTTCCCCAGCCCACGAGGTCCCCGGCGGTCTCCGCGACGATCACCGGATGGCGGGGGCTCCGGCCGGCGAGCCACCGCCGGCGCTCCTCGGGCGTCCGGAGCTCGGTCTCGAGCGTGGCGACGCGGTCCTCGATCCCCTGGTTGTACATGCGACAGATCGCCTCGGCATCCGCCGGCGTCGCGAGCCGGACGCGGGACTCGGTCACGCGAGCTCCCGCGCGTCGAGGCGCCCCTCCCGCTGCAGGCGCGCGAACTCGTCGAGCGTCTTGCGCACGCCGGCGTCGAGCGTGGTCGCGGGCGCGGGGCCGAGGTCCTTCTGGTAGCGCGTGTCGTCGAGCGCCGCGGGGAAGGGCATCGGCTGCTCGACGTGGCTGATGAGGCCGTCCGCGCTGGGCCACGCGCGGCCGATCAGCTTCACGACGTTCCGAATGGCCGCCGACGCGCCGTGGAGGTTGTAGACCCGCGCGCCCTCGAGCCGCGAGTCCGCCGCGGCCAGGAGCGCGCGGGCGACGTCCGCCACGTAGATCAGATCGGTCGAGCCGCCCCAGCGGATCTGGAACTTCTTGCCGAGCACGGCCGCCTTCATCGCGAGGGTCGGATCGGCCGTGACGCCGAAGTCGCGCCCGGGCCCGTAGACGGAGAGGGGACGGAAGCCCATGGACGGGATCCCGTGCTCCTCCCAGGAGATGCGCGCCGTGTCCTCGTTGGCGACCTTGTAGACGCCGTAGTGCGTCGCCGGGAGCCGCGGCGCGTCGTCGCGCACGGGGCCGGGCGGATAGAGGCCGGGCGCGCCGAACACGGCGGCCGACGACGCGTAGACCACGCGCTCGACGCGGCCCGCGCGCGCGGCCTCGAAGACGTTGGCCGTGCCGACGACGTTGACCGAGGCACCCCGCACCGGGTCCTGACGGCAGAGCGGCACCTGCCATGCGGCGAGGTGGACGATGCGGCGGATCCCGTGCTCCCGCACCACGCGGCCGAGCGCGTCGCGGTCGGTGACGTCGCCGCGCACGGCCGTCACCCGGCGCGCGACGTCGTCGGCCACGAGCATCCGCAGGCGCCAGGGATCGTCGGCGAGGTCGAAGACGACGGGGCGCTCGCCGCCCGCGAGCAGGCCGCGCACGACCCACGCGCCGATGCAGCCGAACGCGCCGGTCACCAGCGTGGTCATGAACGGGAATATAATGCCCCTCGTGTTCCGGAGCGAGCGGTTCTTCCGCGAGGCGTGGCCGCAGATCTCCCACGCCTTCGAGTCGCCGACCGACGCGGCGAGCGAGGTCCAGTGGATCGCCGGCCTCGCCGCGCTCGAGCCGCCCGCCCGCGTCCTCGACGCCCCGTGCGGCTTCGGCCGCCACTCGATCGAGCTCGCGCGCCTCGGCTTCGCGGTCACGGGCGTGGACTTCAGCGAGACCGAGCTCGACCGCGCGCGCAAGGCGGCGCGCGAGGCGGGCGTCGAGCTGACGCTCGCGTGCGAGGACATGCGCGACATGGAGTTCTCGGGCGCGTTCGACCTCGCCGTGAACCTGTTCAGCTCGATCGGCTTCTTCTCCGACGACGAGGACCGGCTGCTGCTCGACCGCTTCTGGCGCGCGCTCAAGCCGGGCGGCTGCTTCGTCCTCGACACGCGCAACCGCGACCAGCTCGTGCGCTCGCTCCCGCCCGAGGAGCGCAAGCGCGTGAACGGCTGGACGCTCCGCATCGAGAACGCGTTCGACCCGGCGACGAGCCGCTGGCGCGCCCGGTGGTTCCGGCTCAAGCGCGCCACGGCCAAGAGCAAGGAGACCGCGCAGGAGCTGATCGGCGAGAGCGAGATCCGCCTCTACTCGGCCCACGAGCTCTCGGCGATGCTGCGCCCCGAGCGCTGGAGCCGGGTCGAGCTCTACGGCGGGCTCGACGGCACGCCGTTCTCGCTGGACGCCCCGCGGCTCGTCCTGGCCGCCTGGAAATAGCCGCTCGCGACGAAAGGAGATCGCTCGATGGCCGCCGACTCCCGCCCGCTGGTCGTGCTGGCAGGCCCCATCCATCCCGACGGCAAGGCGCTCCTCGAGAAGGAGGCGCGCGTCGTCGTCTGCGAGGACGAGACCGAGGCCGGCCTCGCGCGGGCCGCCGCCGACGCCCAGGGGATCCTGTTCCGGATCCGGCCAAGCTGCACCGCGAGCCTCATGGGCGCCTGCAAGCAGCTCAAGGTGATCGGCCGGCACGGCGTCGGCCTGGACACGGTGGACATCCCCGCCGCGACGCGGCTCGGCGTCGCGGTGGTCCACGCGCCGGGCTCGAACTCCCAGGCCGTGGCCGAGCACGCGCTGATGCTGATGCTCGTCTGCGTCAAGCGCACGCTTCTGATCGACAAGATGACGCGCGGGGGAGACTGGGGCGCCAAGCGCAGGGCGGCCGGCAACGCGCCCAACACGGAGCTCGCCGGCAAGACGCTGGGGATCGTGGGCGTCGGCAACGTCGGCCGCCGCGTGGCGAAGTTCGCGGGGGCGATCGGCATGCGCGTCCTCGGCTACGACAAGTACGTCCCCGACGACGAGGTCCGGCGCCGGGGCGCCGAGCCCGTGAAGAGCCTCGAGGCGCTGCTGCCGCAGGTGGACGTCCTCACGTGCCACACGCCGCTCACGCCCGAGACGCGGCACATGATCAACGAGAAGACCCTCGCGCTCATGAAGCCGGGCGCGATCTACGTCAACACCTCGCGCGGCCCGGTGCAGGAGGAGCGCGCCCTCTTCGAGGCGCTCACGCGCGGCCGGCTCGCGGCCGCGGGCCTCGACGTCTGGGAGGAGGAGCCGACGCCACGGGACAACCCGCTGCTCAACCTCGAGAACGTCGTCTGCTCGTCGCACGTCGCCGGCGTCACGCGCGAGGCGACGCGCCAGGCGGCGATGCAGGTCTGCGGCGAGATGCTGCGCGTGCTGCGCGGCGCGCGGCCTGACGTGCTGGTCAACCCCGACGTGTGGCCGCGCCTCGGCCAGCGGTAGGGAGCGGCGCCGATGAGCGGCGTCGGTCGCTCGCGATCGCACGTTAGCCAGCCGGAAGAGGCGATGCTAAGATGCACCCACGGGTGGTTGTCATGAGTAAAGTCGAGAAGATCGAGCAGCAGGTGCAGTCCCTCTCCCCGCAGGAGCTTGCCCAGTTTCGTACATGGTTCCTCGAGTTCGATTGGGCGGCTTGGGATCGCCAGCTTGAACGTGATGTCCGTGACGGAAAGCTCGACGGCCTTGCCGAAAAGGCGCTTCGCGACCACGCGACCGGTAAGACCAAGCCCCTCTGACCCACCACGCGTCCCCCGACTTCTGGGCACGTTACAG harbors:
- a CDS encoding HlyD family secretion protein; amino-acid sequence: MRARVILIIGVTVGVAALAYGSWAWYQSAHYVWTDDAYVEGTISPISAKVGGPVAEMRVRDNQAVKQGELLVRVDPRDYEAKVAQTRAAVATAEAALRAARSDVPLTRESTTAQIAQARASLQAAIVAVRGAESAVDQARAGLEAKRAAVAAMRADLAGAESAQREAVRELERQRALFKDGLVARRDFDRAEAASETGSSTVEAIQRRLVATERDVEQTEAELGSRLHAVDQAKQRVAEARAALAHAESQTHQVAMKDAEVSRAEARLKETQADLAFAELQLQYTEIRAPLDGLVSKRSVEMGQIVQMGQPLLAIVPLHDVWVLANFKESQLARIRAGQPVEVRVDGFPGMRFHGIVDSVAAGTGARFSLLPPENATGNWVKVVQRVPVKIVLDPKDYGNPHTLRAGMSAVVSIRVK
- a CDS encoding CBS domain-containing protein, whose product is MKKLRDIMRHGFLFTVKRSATVADAARSMAANNVGIVAVLDGDRLCGVFSERDVVQKVVDRGLDPARTPVADVMTSRLVVADADEDYQSAMQKMDQANIRHLPVVSGERLLSMLSIRDLMRVAIEDHGAEIEYLKEYLYQVPGGPKTA
- a CDS encoding arsinothricin resistance N-acetyltransferase ArsN1 family A, yielding MTESRVRLATPADAEAICRMYNQGIEDRVATLETELRTPEERRRWLAGRSPRHPVIVAETAGDLVGWGSLNVFSPREAYRFVADFSIYVERAWRGKGVGRVLLERLIALGREHGFHKLVLSAFPFNEGGMALYTKLGFRTVGVYKEQGRLDGEWVDTIIMEKLLDPR
- a CDS encoding NAD(P)-dependent oxidoreductase; this translates as MTTLVTGAFGCIGAWVVRGLLAGGERPVVFDLADDPWRLRMLVADDVARRVTAVRGDVTDRDALGRVVREHGIRRIVHLAAWQVPLCRQDPVRGASVNVVGTANVFEAARAGRVERVVYASSAAVFGAPGLYPPGPVRDDAPRLPATHYGVYKVANEDTARISWEEHGIPSMGFRPLSVYGPGRDFGVTADPTLAMKAAVLGKKFQIRWGGSTDLIYVADVARALLAAADSRLEGARVYNLHGASAAIRNVVKLIGRAWPSADGLISHVEQPMPFPAALDDTRYQKDLGPAPATTLDAGVRKTLDEFARLQREGRLDARELA
- a CDS encoding methyltransferase domain-containing protein encodes the protein MPLVFRSERFFREAWPQISHAFESPTDAASEVQWIAGLAALEPPARVLDAPCGFGRHSIELARLGFAVTGVDFSETELDRARKAAREAGVELTLACEDMRDMEFSGAFDLAVNLFSSIGFFSDDEDRLLLDRFWRALKPGGCFVLDTRNRDQLVRSLPPEERKRVNGWTLRIENAFDPATSRWRARWFRLKRATAKSKETAQELIGESEIRLYSAHELSAMLRPERWSRVELYGGLDGTPFSLDAPRLVLAAWK
- a CDS encoding hydroxyacid dehydrogenase, with the protein product MAADSRPLVVLAGPIHPDGKALLEKEARVVVCEDETEAGLARAAADAQGILFRIRPSCTASLMGACKQLKVIGRHGVGLDTVDIPAATRLGVAVVHAPGSNSQAVAEHALMLMLVCVKRTLLIDKMTRGGDWGAKRRAAGNAPNTELAGKTLGIVGVGNVGRRVAKFAGAIGMRVLGYDKYVPDDEVRRRGAEPVKSLEALLPQVDVLTCHTPLTPETRHMINEKTLALMKPGAIYVNTSRGPVQEERALFEALTRGRLAAAGLDVWEEEPTPRDNPLLNLENVVCSSHVAGVTREATRQAAMQVCGEMLRVLRGARPDVLVNPDVWPRLGQR